GCCAGAGTCTCGCATAGTGTCCTTAAGTCAATTTGAGAGTAGTTTCAATGGACAAATGGTTTTGTTTTCGAAGTATCGGATATGATCCACAGCCCATCGTCGTTTTTATTTGTAATCGAGTGTCATTCTGTTGTGAAGAGATGTTGCAAAACCAAGTTGAACAGCATGCCATGTGTCTGTGCCTCGGAGTATGTCACATCATGTAACATCAACTTCTGTTGTCCCTTATAACGGAAACACCATACCTGGAAAGCACATTCACCCTCATTCGGTTCCGACAGGGAATGGGGATTGATGGTGTTTCTTGCTGAAAATTCACCCACATCTAGAAACACCGCATTCCTTTGTTGTCTTTGTATACTTTTCCTCCAGTGCCGTCTATCATTGAAGGCTCAAGATTCACATGTGTATCCTGGGCATGGTTTTAGAAGTTGCACGCTGGTTAGCCGAATTTCAGCCGATCGATTTGAAGAGCGATGCTGATTGAATTGCGATATAAACGCAGTTGATCATGTGTGAAAATCAAAGCCGAGGTTACAGATCAATCCTTGACTCGTCACCTACGATTCTGTGTTCTCCGTGCCTGAGCTTTGTGCGTACTCCGGTTTGGTGTGTCCCAGGTACATACACGTATCTTCCACCTCATTGACTACACGGGATTGTGTAGTTGATATCTAAGAGTCCATTCGATTGACTTGTAGAAGTTTGAAAGGCACGGCATACTCAAGAACATGTAAATACAGCTACCGTATGGCAAAATTGAAGACATTAGTTCGTGAAGCAGGCTTATTGACACTGTAATGCCTCTAAATGGCACTGCGACCCCCACATCGGCAAGTTAGGTATGAGAAAATGAACTGCACAGTATGCACAAGTACCTATTTCGACTTCACGTTCTCGGCAACGGGTCGGTATCGTTTCTGTTTGTCTCATGAGACTTCTTGCAACATGATCAGCCACAATGTTGCGATATAGCTTACAAGATCAATTCCCTCGGTCCACTCATACCCCACACTTTCCATGTGAATCGAGTCTTATCACGTTCCCTCCGCCAAGTCGCCCCGTCGCCGCAACAACCGAAGACGATCTCTCCAACGGTGTTAGTGGAAAAGCCTTTTTTGACGGAAAAATGGACACGGGCTGCTGTGCCCTATGCATGCTTCTTAATATGGGTGAGTGTAAACAGTATGCTAGGAAGATGAATTGGCTGTATCTGGGACATTGTAATACTTTCAGACATTGTCAGATCACAAATGGCGCTACTCTCAATGGCCCTTGCAGTGACTAAGCACTCTTAACGAGATGGCCTCCATAGTCGCTTATCTTTGAGCAAATTTCCTTGGATTTTTCCCCTTTCTCCATGCGGCTACCTCGGTACGTGAGGCTAACTGCTGTTTCAGTCAATACCCGGACTATTTTGCCATGTTCCGGCTCTGATGGACTCGGATCTTTTTCATGTGTGCTTGGATTCTGCAACAGCGGGTTTAAGAGTTTTTTGAAGCGGGGAACATTGTGGTGTCAACGGGCATACAAGGAGTATATGGATGTTTTTctggggtcacgtgagtcgTTTGGAGCCACTTTCCTACGGTGGATATTTAATTCGCTATTTATTTCACCCGCGCCGCTAATGGTGTATACCGGTTCACACTCCCCTCTCCACGCTTTCAGCTGAACCTCGGCTCCCAAATAAGCTTTACGCCGTTTTATGCTCGAGCAGTCAAGCGGGGTGCATCGCAACTTTTATCCGAGTCTGGGGTAGACCAAGAAACGGGCTTTATAAATATCGCTGCCAGGACACCAGAAATATAGTCGGACAGCACAACTGGTTGGATCTCAGAAACAACACTAGAAACAACACAGAGCCGACACAAACGACGTTTAACACAAAAAGCTTAGCTCACACGTTACCGCCTTCTGTATTACACGAAGTACCACAAACCCTACACACATCGCCACTGACATACTTCTCATTTGTCAtaaccaccaccacacacaccacacacaccatACACACCATGGCCGAAGAAGTTATTTTCAAGAAGACCTACGTCAATTGTCCCGCGGCTTACCCCCGGAACCATCCCACCTCCACCATGCACCCTGACGACCGTCTCATCGTTCAGGCTGCTATTTAcgagcccaaggagttGACCAAACCCCTCAAGGGCTCTCCCACCCTCATTTTCCACGCCGCCAACGGAATGCCCCGAGAGGCCTTGATCCCCTTCTTTGAGGATCTGTACAgcctgctcaaggacaacaGCATCCAGCTCAACGGTATCATTGCCTTCGAGGCCGTCAATCAGTGCAACTCCAACATTATCAACGAAAAGTTTCTAGGAGACACGTACGAGTGGAACGATGGTCCCCGAGATCTGCTTTCGGGTCTCTCTTATCTCCGATTCGGCAAGCACCCTCTTATGATGAGCGGTCCTCTTATCGGAATGGGCCACTCTGTGGGAGGCAACATTGTGTTCTCTCTCGCCGAGCAGAACCCCCACTACTTCTGCATGGTGCTGGGTCTGGAGGCTATGCTTCTGCCCGATGAGGCTCGAATCGACATGCGAGACTCGTACGCCGCCCAGTCCTACAAGCGACGAGACATCTGGCCCGATCTGGAGACAGTCAAGAACAAGTTCGCCAAGAACCCTGCCTTCAAGAACTGGGACCCTCGAGCTTTTGGTCTGTACCTCAAGTACGGTTTCCGAGAGCTGCCTACACACCTCTATCCTAACGAGCGAGGAGTCACTCTGTCTACCGATAAGCATGCCGAGACCCACCTGTTTGTGCAGCGAAGCAAGAACCCCAACGCCGAGGTGCCTTTTGAGCGAGAAGAGCCCCACGAAGTGTTCAACGATCTTCTCAAAATCGCCGTGCCCAAGATGTTCCTATGTGCTCAAGATTCCTTCATTGGCATCTTTGAGGAGTATTACCCTCGAATCATGAAGCCCGGAGACGAGTTCCTGATGGTCCCCGGCAGCCATCTGGTCCCCTATGAGCAGCCCAAGGCTATTGCTGAGGCCTTTGTCCCCttcatcaagaagaactaCTTCCAGTGGGTCGAGGATCGAGAGAAGAACATCAAGACCGTTCGAAAGCGAATGATCGACCAGGAGTTTGCAGATCTCATTACCAACAGAGACTCCAAGTTGTAGATGAAGTCCAGAGCAAATACATTTAGATAACAGTGTGCTAGTGAGTGTGTAGTTGCTGTAGGAACAAGAATGTTGTTGCAGGCCCCTTGTAGTGAATCCCCAACACGAGTAGTAATAAtaatgtacagtaagtgCCGTTTAACAAGGTCACGAATTGCACTATAGTTATCTTAATCGTTGTCTCGTTGTCTGAGCTGCATACATTAATTGTATTATCCTATAGATTCCACATTGTTGAAGTGGGTGAATGGATTTACAGTAGCTTCATTATAGAATTGTTGaatggtacaagtactgtaatCGTATTGTTAACCCATATTCGTTCATTTTGTTGGCCATGTGGACATTCAGTTGTTGCAATTGCGCACCCGGTCAAGCAAGttagtacatactgcacaaACCTATATGATCCATTTCCGGTCATTAATCTCCTCGTAATTTGGAAATCCTGGGCAAACTATATTGATTATTCCAGCTACCTGTCAAACCGCTGTAACTGTCCCGCACTTCAGCGTTCAGGACGTTCAGGGAACctgctacagtatgtacagtagtagcCGTGTGAGGCGTTTAATGGCGAGCTCGGACAGGAAATGAGAGGTCAAGCGAGGCAACCATGTGACAGCAACGAAGTCAACACCAATAATGTATGCCACCACCTTCACTTACACAACCACTccac
This genomic interval from Yarrowia lipolytica chromosome 1E, complete sequence contains the following:
- a CDS encoding uncharacterized protein (Compare to YALI0E05907g, similar to Saccharomyces cerevisiae YOR084W; ancestral locus Anc_5.693, weakly similar to uniprot|Q9P5J4 Neurospora crassa B23L21.350), which produces MAEEVIFKKTYVNCPAAYPRNHPTSTMHPDDRLIVQAAIYEPKELTKPLKGSPTLIFHAANGMPREALIPFFEDLYSLLKDNSIQLNGIIAFEAVNQCNSNIINEKFLGDTYEWNDGPRDLLSGLSYLRFGKHPLMMSGPLIGMGHSVGGNIVFSLAEQNPHYFCMVLGLEAMLLPDEARIDMRDSYAAQSYKRRDIWPDLETVKNKFAKNPAFKNWDPRAFGLYLKYGFRELPTHLYPNERGVTLSTDKHAETHLFVQRSKNPNAEVPFEREEPHEVFNDLLKIAVPKMFLCAQDSFIGIFEEYYPRIMKPGDEFLMVPGSHLVPYEQPKAIAEAFVPFIKKNYFQWVEDREKNIKTVRKRMIDQEFADLITNRDSKL